Proteins encoded together in one Mycobacterium simiae window:
- a CDS encoding SufE family protein encodes MSLPAPLAEVVSDFAEVQGQDKLKLLLEFADELPELPDDLAEAAMEPVPECQSPLFLHVDAADPNRVRLYFSAPAEAPTTRGFASILAAGLDEQPAADILAVPEDFYTELGLAALISPLRLRGMSAMLARIKRHLRATTE; translated from the coding sequence ATGAGCCTGCCCGCGCCGCTGGCCGAGGTGGTGTCGGACTTCGCCGAAGTTCAGGGCCAGGACAAGCTGAAGCTGCTGCTGGAGTTCGCCGACGAGCTGCCGGAGCTGCCCGACGACCTGGCCGAAGCGGCGATGGAGCCCGTCCCCGAATGCCAGTCACCACTGTTCCTGCACGTCGACGCGGCCGACCCGAATCGGGTGCGGTTGTACTTCAGCGCTCCCGCCGAGGCGCCCACCACCCGCGGATTCGCGTCGATCCTGGCCGCCGGCCTCGACGAACAACCCGCCGCCGACATCCTGGCCGTGCCCGAGGACTTCTACACCGAGTTGGGGCTGGCCGCGTTGATCAGCCCGCTGCGGCTGCGTGGCATGTCGGCGATGCTGGCCCGCATCAAACGGCACCTGCGAGCTACCACGGAGTAA
- a CDS encoding FAD-binding protein, whose protein sequence is MDARPVGIADWAHECDVLVAGSGGGGVTGAYTAAREGLDVLLVEATNKFGGTTAYSGGGGVWFPCNPVLVRAGNWGGVEDTIEDALTYYHAVVGDRTPRDLQETYVRRGAALIEYLEQDSRLKFVPLPWPDYYGKAPKARLDGQRHIAAKPLAVAAAPELRDQIRGPLDTDRLGAPTPADYFLGGRALIARFLKAVGQYPNASLQRDTALVELVLSDEPERRVTGAIVEAEGKRRAIRTRRGVLLAAGGFEANDDLRRRYGVPGDARDTMGGPGSRGLALQAGIAVGADTDLLDQAWWSPGMTHPDGRSAFALWFTGGIFVNQDGNRFVNESQAYDRAGREIIRQLQGGSLTLPYWLIYDDKEGEVPPVKAPNVSIVETEKYVAAGLWHSADTLAELAAKIGVGAGQLAATVARFNEFAAAGVDDDFGRGDEAFDRAFSGGASPLVPLDRPPYHAAAFGLSDLGTKGGLRTDTAARVLDSSGHPIAGLYAAGNTMAAPSGTAYPGGGNPIGTSMLFSHLAVLDMCDRHG, encoded by the coding sequence ATGGACGCCCGCCCGGTGGGAATTGCCGACTGGGCGCACGAGTGTGACGTCCTCGTGGCGGGCTCGGGCGGCGGCGGGGTTACCGGGGCTTACACCGCGGCGCGTGAGGGTCTGGACGTGCTGCTGGTCGAGGCCACAAACAAGTTTGGTGGAACCACCGCGTATTCGGGCGGCGGTGGAGTGTGGTTTCCGTGCAACCCGGTGTTGGTCCGGGCCGGTAACTGGGGCGGTGTCGAGGACACCATCGAGGACGCGCTGACCTACTACCACGCCGTGGTCGGTGATCGCACGCCCCGCGACCTGCAGGAAACCTATGTCCGGCGCGGCGCGGCACTGATCGAATACCTCGAGCAGGACTCGCGGCTGAAATTCGTGCCGCTGCCCTGGCCCGACTACTACGGGAAGGCGCCCAAGGCGCGTCTGGACGGTCAGCGCCACATCGCCGCCAAGCCGCTGGCGGTGGCGGCCGCGCCGGAATTGCGTGACCAAATCCGGGGACCGTTGGACACCGATCGACTCGGCGCGCCGACGCCCGCGGACTACTTTCTCGGTGGCCGCGCCCTGATCGCTCGATTCCTCAAGGCCGTCGGCCAGTACCCGAACGCGTCGCTGCAGCGAGACACCGCCCTGGTCGAGCTGGTGCTGTCGGATGAGCCGGAAAGGCGGGTCACCGGCGCGATTGTGGAGGCCGAGGGGAAACGTCGGGCCATCCGTACCCGTCGGGGCGTGCTGCTGGCGGCCGGCGGCTTCGAAGCCAACGACGACCTGCGCCGCCGCTATGGGGTGCCCGGCGACGCGCGAGACACCATGGGCGGGCCGGGCAGTCGCGGCCTGGCACTGCAGGCCGGCATCGCCGTGGGTGCCGACACCGATCTGCTGGATCAGGCCTGGTGGTCACCGGGCATGACGCATCCCGACGGTCGCTCGGCGTTTGCGCTGTGGTTCACCGGCGGCATTTTCGTCAACCAGGACGGCAACCGGTTCGTCAACGAGTCGCAGGCCTACGACCGGGCCGGCCGGGAGATCATCAGGCAACTGCAGGGCGGCTCACTCACGTTGCCGTACTGGTTGATTTACGACGACAAAGAGGGCGAGGTGCCGCCGGTCAAGGCGCCCAACGTCAGCATCGTCGAAACCGAGAAGTATGTGGCGGCCGGCCTGTGGCACTCCGCGGACACGCTGGCGGAACTGGCCGCCAAGATCGGCGTCGGGGCCGGGCAGCTGGCGGCAACGGTGGCCCGGTTCAACGAGTTCGCGGCCGCCGGCGTCGACGACGACTTCGGCAGGGGCGACGAGGCCTTCGACCGCGCGTTCTCCGGCGGCGCCTCGCCCCTGGTCCCCCTCGACCGCCCGCCGTATCACGCCGCCGCGTTCGGCCTCTCCGATCTGGGTACCAAGGGCGGCCTGCGGACCGACACCGCGGCGCGGGTCCTGGACAGCTCGGGGCACCCCATTGCCGGCCTGTATGCGGCGGGCAACACGATGGCCGCGCCCAGTGGGACCGCTTACCCCGGGGGCGGCAACCCGATCGGGACCAGCATGTTGTTCAGCCACCTGGCTGTGCTGGACATGTGCGACCGTCACGGATGA
- a CDS encoding acyl-CoA carboxylase subunit epsilon — translation MSQTNGSAPANDEPAAGQPHEPHIQILRGDPTDAELAALMTVLGSVGGTPAQPPSESTRWGLPVDRLRYAISNYQRITLQERVHMRR, via the coding sequence ATGAGCCAGACCAACGGTTCGGCCCCGGCGAACGACGAGCCCGCCGCCGGCCAACCGCACGAGCCGCACATTCAGATCCTGCGGGGCGATCCCACCGACGCGGAGCTGGCCGCGCTGATGACGGTGTTGGGCAGCGTCGGGGGCACGCCCGCGCAGCCGCCGTCCGAGAGCACCCGCTGGGGGCTTCCGGTCGACAGGCTGCGCTACGCAATCAGCAATTATCAGCGAATCACCCTGCAGGAACGCGTACACATGCGGCGATGA
- a CDS encoding acyl-CoA carboxylase subunit beta, with the protein MTSVTDSSAHTAEPAAEHTIDIHTTAGKLAELHRRREESLHPVGEEAVEKVHAKGKLTARERILALLDEDSFVELDALARHRSKNFGLENNRPLGDGVITGYGTIDGRDVCIFSQDATVFGGSLGEVYGEKIVKVQDLAIKTGRPLIGINDGAGARIQEGVVSLGLYSRIFRNNILASGVIPQISLIMGAAAGGHVYSPALTDFVVMVDQTSQMFITGPDVIKTVTGEDVTMEELGGAHTHMAKSGTLHYVASGEQDAFEWVRDLLSYLPPNNFTDPPRYAVPIPEGPIEDNLTEEDLELDTLIPDSPNQPYDMHEVITRILDDDEFLEIQGGYAQNIVVGFGRIDGRPVGIVANQPTQFAGCLDINASEKAARFVRTCDCFNIPIIMLVDVPGFLPGTGQEYNGIIRRGAKLLYAYGEATVPKITVITRKAYGGAYCVMGSKDMGCDVNLAWPTAQIAVMGASGAVGFVYRQQLKQAAAEGKDVDALRLQLQQEYEDTLVNPYVAAERGYVDSVIPPSHTRGYIATALRLMERKISHLPPKKHGNIPL; encoded by the coding sequence ATGACAAGCGTTACCGACTCCTCGGCTCATACCGCGGAGCCCGCAGCTGAGCACACCATCGACATCCACACCACCGCAGGCAAGCTGGCCGAGTTGCACCGGCGCCGCGAAGAGTCGCTGCACCCGGTCGGCGAGGAGGCCGTCGAGAAGGTGCACGCCAAGGGGAAGCTGACCGCTCGCGAGCGCATCCTCGCCCTGCTCGATGAGGACTCGTTCGTCGAGCTCGACGCGCTGGCCAGGCACCGCAGTAAAAACTTCGGCCTGGAAAACAACCGCCCCCTCGGCGACGGCGTGATCACCGGCTACGGCACCATCGACGGACGCGACGTCTGCATCTTCAGCCAGGACGCCACGGTGTTCGGCGGCAGCCTTGGCGAGGTCTACGGCGAGAAGATTGTCAAAGTCCAGGACCTGGCCATCAAGACCGGCCGCCCGCTGATCGGCATCAACGACGGCGCCGGCGCGCGCATCCAGGAGGGTGTGGTCTCGCTCGGCCTGTACAGCCGCATCTTCCGCAACAACATCCTGGCCTCCGGCGTCATCCCGCAGATCTCGCTGATCATGGGGGCCGCGGCCGGCGGGCACGTCTACTCGCCCGCCCTGACCGACTTCGTCGTCATGGTCGACCAGACCAGCCAGATGTTCATCACCGGACCCGACGTCATCAAGACGGTCACCGGCGAGGACGTCACCATGGAGGAACTCGGCGGCGCGCACACCCACATGGCCAAGTCGGGCACGCTGCACTATGTCGCCTCCGGTGAGCAGGACGCGTTCGAGTGGGTCCGCGATCTGCTCAGCTACCTGCCGCCCAACAACTTCACCGACCCGCCGCGCTACGCCGTTCCGATTCCGGAGGGTCCGATCGAGGACAACCTCACCGAGGAGGACCTCGAGCTGGACACGCTGATCCCGGACTCGCCGAACCAGCCCTACGACATGCACGAGGTGATCACCCGGATCCTCGACGACGACGAGTTCCTGGAAATCCAGGGCGGTTACGCGCAGAACATCGTCGTCGGATTCGGGCGCATCGACGGCCGCCCAGTGGGCATCGTGGCCAACCAGCCCACCCAGTTCGCCGGCTGCCTGGACATCAATGCCTCGGAGAAGGCCGCCCGGTTCGTGCGCACCTGCGACTGCTTCAACATTCCGATCATCATGCTGGTCGACGTCCCGGGCTTCCTGCCGGGCACCGGCCAGGAGTACAACGGCATCATCCGACGCGGGGCGAAGTTGCTGTACGCATACGGCGAGGCCACCGTCCCCAAGATCACGGTTATCACTCGCAAGGCCTACGGCGGCGCCTACTGCGTGATGGGTTCCAAGGACATGGGCTGCGACGTCAACCTGGCCTGGCCGACCGCGCAGATCGCGGTGATGGGCGCCTCCGGCGCCGTCGGCTTCGTCTATCGCCAACAGCTCAAGCAGGCCGCAGCCGAAGGTAAGGACGTCGACGCGCTGCGGTTGCAGTTGCAGCAGGAGTACGAGGACACGCTGGTGAATCCCTACGTCGCCGCCGAGCGCGGATACGTGGACTCCGTCATCCCGCCCTCGCACACGCGCGGCTACATCGCCACGGCGCTGCGGCTGATGGAACGCAAGATCTCCCACCTGCCACCGAAGAAGCACGGGAACATTCCGCTATGA
- a CDS encoding sulfurtransferase, whose amino-acid sequence MPLPPDPSATLTQYAHPERLVTADWLSGHMGSPGLAIVESDEDVLLYDVGHIPGAVKIDWHTDLNDPRVRDYITGEQFAELMDRKGISRDDTVVIYGDKSNWWAAYALWVFTLFGHPDVRLLNGGRDLWLSERRDTSLEVPTKTSTGYPVVVRNDAPIRAFKDDVLGILGSEPLIDVRSPDEYTGKRTHMPDYPEEGALRAGHIPTAQSIPWGKAVDESGRFRSREELEEIYGFLQSDDNPVVYCRIGERSSHTWFVLTYLLGKAGVRNYDGSWTEWGNTVRVPIVAGESPGAVPV is encoded by the coding sequence GTGCCGCTTCCCCCCGACCCCAGCGCAACCCTGACGCAGTATGCCCACCCCGAACGGCTTGTCACCGCCGACTGGCTCTCCGGCCACATGGGCTCACCCGGCCTGGCCATCGTCGAATCCGACGAAGACGTCCTGCTCTACGACGTCGGCCACATCCCCGGCGCTGTCAAGATCGACTGGCATACCGACCTCAACGATCCGCGGGTCCGTGACTACATCACCGGGGAGCAATTCGCCGAACTGATGGACCGCAAAGGCATCTCGCGCGACGACACCGTGGTGATCTACGGCGACAAGAGCAACTGGTGGGCGGCCTACGCGCTGTGGGTCTTCACGTTGTTCGGCCACCCCGACGTGCGGCTGCTCAACGGAGGGCGCGACCTCTGGCTGTCGGAGCGGCGCGACACCAGCCTGGAGGTGCCGACGAAAACTTCCACCGGCTACCCCGTCGTCGTACGCAACGACGCACCCATCCGCGCCTTCAAGGACGACGTGCTAGGCATCCTGGGCAGCGAGCCGCTGATCGACGTCCGCTCCCCCGACGAGTACACCGGCAAGCGCACACACATGCCCGACTACCCCGAAGAGGGAGCGCTGCGCGCCGGCCACATCCCCACCGCCCAATCGATCCCGTGGGGCAAAGCGGTCGACGAGAGCGGACGGTTTCGCAGTCGCGAGGAGCTCGAGGAAATCTACGGCTTCCTCCAATCGGACGACAACCCGGTGGTCTACTGCCGCATCGGCGAACGTTCCAGCCACACCTGGTTCGTCCTCACCTACTTGCTGGGCAAAGCCGGCGTCCGCAACTACGACGGATCCTGGACCGAGTGGGGCAACACAGTGCGGGTGCCCATCGTCGCGGGCGAGAGCCCGGGAGCCGTCCCGGTCTGA
- a CDS encoding Maf family protein — MTRVVLGSASTGRRKVLRQAGIEPLVVVSGVDEERLIADLSPKSGPGEVVCALARAKAEQVAAELDRGVAADCVVIGCDSMLYLDGQLCGKPESTAAARDLWESMAGRSGELYTGHCVIRLQDNAITDSAVQNSVTTVHFGMPLREDLEAYLADGESLRVAGGFTLDGLGGWFIDGVEGDPSAVIGLGLPLTRALLRRVGLSIAALWADNRPAR; from the coding sequence ATGACCCGCGTCGTGCTCGGGTCGGCCTCCACCGGCCGTCGGAAAGTCTTGCGCCAGGCCGGGATTGAGCCACTTGTCGTCGTCTCCGGCGTCGACGAAGAACGCCTCATCGCCGACCTTTCGCCAAAATCGGGCCCCGGCGAGGTGGTGTGCGCGCTAGCCCGGGCCAAGGCCGAACAAGTCGCCGCCGAACTCGATCGCGGCGTCGCAGCGGATTGTGTTGTCATCGGCTGTGATTCGATGCTCTACCTCGACGGCCAGCTCTGCGGCAAACCGGAATCAACCGCCGCGGCGCGCGACCTGTGGGAGTCGATGGCCGGGCGGTCCGGAGAACTGTATACCGGGCATTGCGTAATTCGGTTGCAGGACAACGCGATTACCGACTCAGCAGTGCAAAATTCAGTCACCACAGTGCATTTCGGGATGCCGCTACGCGAAGACCTGGAGGCCTACCTGGCCGACGGCGAGTCGTTGCGAGTCGCCGGCGGGTTCACCCTGGACGGCCTGGGCGGATGGTTCATCGACGGCGTCGAGGGCGACCCGTCGGCCGTGATCGGACTCGGACTGCCCCTGACCCGCGCACTGCTGCGCCGCGTGGGCCTGTCGATCGCGGCCCTGTGGGCCGACAACCGCCCGGCCCGCTAA
- a CDS encoding biotin--[acetyl-CoA-carboxylase] ligase — protein sequence MTDRDQFRIPLNAAALRAELIGTGLGWRRLDVVEQTGSTNADLLARAASGTDIAGAVLIAEHQTAGRGRHGRGWSASPRAQITMSVAVSVVDVPVTGWGWLPLATGVAVVDAVTPLLQEVGVSLGLKWPNDVLAGGGERAGKLAGILAEVARPVVVIGLGLNVTQSPDEVDGPGATSLFDLGVRAPDRERLVGSVLRELGGRIVAWQAARGADWQLAADYRARSLTLGTKVRAALPGGKEIVGIASAIDDHGRLCLESKGETVVVSAGDVVHLRG from the coding sequence GTGACCGACCGCGATCAATTCCGCATTCCGTTGAACGCCGCCGCCTTGCGCGCCGAGTTGATCGGGACCGGATTGGGGTGGCGGCGGCTCGATGTCGTCGAGCAGACCGGCTCCACCAACGCCGATTTGCTGGCCCGCGCGGCCAGCGGCACCGACATCGCGGGAGCGGTCCTCATCGCCGAGCACCAGACGGCGGGCCGCGGCCGGCACGGCCGCGGCTGGTCGGCTTCGCCGCGGGCACAGATCACCATGTCGGTCGCGGTCAGTGTCGTCGACGTCCCGGTGACCGGCTGGGGCTGGCTGCCCTTGGCCACCGGCGTGGCGGTGGTCGACGCGGTGACCCCGCTGCTGCAGGAAGTCGGGGTGTCGCTGGGACTGAAATGGCCCAACGATGTGCTGGCCGGCGGGGGCGAACGCGCCGGGAAGCTGGCCGGAATTCTGGCCGAGGTAGCACGCCCGGTCGTGGTAATTGGCTTGGGGCTCAACGTAACTCAGTCACCTGACGAGGTCGACGGGCCGGGCGCGACCTCACTGTTCGACCTCGGCGTTCGCGCCCCCGACCGGGAACGGCTGGTGGGGTCGGTGCTGCGCGAGCTCGGCGGCCGGATCGTGGCGTGGCAGGCCGCGCGCGGGGCCGATTGGCAGTTGGCGGCCGACTACCGCGCGCGCAGCCTGACCCTCGGAACGAAGGTGCGCGCTGCGCTGCCCGGTGGCAAGGAGATCGTCGGGATCGCCAGCGCGATCGACGACCACGGCCGGCTGTGCTTGGAGAGCAAGGGCGAGACCGTCGTCGTTTCCGCCGGTGACGTCGTGCATTTGCGGGGCTAA